The following coding sequences are from one Papilio machaon chromosome 8, ilPapMach1.1, whole genome shotgun sequence window:
- the LOC106714320 gene encoding flexible cuticle protein 12: MKSVIAIALLVCAVAAGPIDPKTAETTVQKFDNIGTGPFAFSFETNDGKSVYAEGQLKNLGTEGEALEVRGQYSYPGDDGVIYTITYIANELGYQPQGAHIP; this comes from the exons ATGAAATCC GTGATCGCAATTGCTCTGCTGGTGTGCGCAGTGGCCGCCGGACCCATCGACCCCAAGACTGCTGAGACCACGGTCCAAAAGTTTGACAACATCGGTACCGGACCCTTCGCCTTCAG tttCGAAACGAACGACGGCAAGTCGGTGTACGCTGAGGGTCAGCTGAAGAACTTGGGCACTGAAGGAGAGGCCCTCGAGGTTCGCGGCCAGTACTCTTACCCTGGTGACGACGGTGTTATCTACACCATCACCTACATCGCCAACGAGCTCGGTTACCAGCCCCAGGGCGCCCACATTCCCTAA